The genomic DNA GTTATACAAGCATGCCCATGACGGTCAGGGCGATAATTATTTTTACAATGAGGGTGAACGTCCTGAAAAGGAGGCTGATGAGCGTTCCCGACAAAAGGAACAGGACGAGCAGATACACGGGAATGATTCCCTTGCTGTAGAGCAGGCATATTCCCGTAAGCAGGACCAGTGAGACCGTCCGCTTGCAGATGTTTTCGATAAGTCGCAGTTTCATGTCTTTAAATTTTTAAGAATGAATAATCCCATCGGGATATGTTTTCCCGATTTTATAGGCCTCCGGCCCTTGGATTGCCTTTTTGCGCAAGGCTTGGCAAAAGAAAATACCGCAGCGAAGCGAGGATGATTTTCTTTTGACCAACCAAGCCCCCAAAGGGGGCCGCCTTGCGGCAAAAACGAGGCAATCCAAGACCTTTGCCGCTTAAAATCGGAAAAACGTATCTTGCACATATAAAAAATAAAAAGGAAGTACAGACAGACGTCTGCACTTCCCTTGTCTTGTTGGCTTTGACATTTGTTTATATGGTTCCCTGTGGCCGCTTTTCCACCGGATGGTTCCGGAATATCTCGCCTGTCACCTCATTTACCGTTTCCAGCACGCCGTCCAGGAACTCTTCCTGCGAGAGTTCCCCCCGTTCTATCCGTGCCAGTTCAGTTTCCCAGCCCGAGGTGAGGGAGGCGTCGGCCACCTTCATACCGCGTACCGTCTCATACAGGAAAAGCCCTTTAGGGGTCGGGACGACATATTTACCCGAATAACGGATGTATTTACGTTCCAGCAGCGTGCGGAGGATATTCGTGCGGGTGGAGACGGTGCCCAGTCCGGCCTTGTCCATGTAGTCCACCAGTTCCTCGTCTGTATAAGGGGAGACCGGTAACGATTTCTTATGTATAAGGCTGCACCCTGCCACCGGCAGTATCTCTTCCTGAAAAAATTCCGGCAGCATCGGGCAGGGCATACAGCCTTTTGCGACAATATGTTCCCTCTCGAAGATTCCGAGCCATCCTTTTTCCAGGATGCGGTATGTACGGATGCGGAATTTACGTGCGGCGCACACCGCATCGACGGTTGTGTATTCCACCTTGCAGGGCGGCATGAACGTTTCAAGCACCCTGCCGACAATGAGCGTGTAAACCTGCATTTCCTCCCGGCCCAATTTACCGGGCTGTATACCTGTAATGATGATGGCATGATGCTCCATGGTGTCTTGTGCCCCAATGCTGTCCTGCGGCGCGGCAAGGTCAACCATACCGGCATATTGTCGGAACTCCTTGCGGGAGAGCATCTTCTCCATGACAGGCGGCAACGTGTCATATACATCCCCCGGCAACAGGCGACTGGAGGTGCGCGGATAGGAAATCAGCCTCTTCTCGTACAGGCTCTGTGCAATCTCCTGCACCTGTATGGCCGTCAGGCCGTGGTAACGGTTCGCGTCTTTCTGCAGTTCGGCCAGGTTGTAAAGTGCCGGTGCCCCGATTTCCTCCGTCCGTTTCCTTACCGCTGTGATGCGGGCGTTCTTTGCCGCCTTGCAATCCTCGTACAATGCCAGTGCCTCCCGGCGGGCCACAAGGTCGTCCACGTGGCGCATCTTTAGGATACGGTCATTCTTGCATAGGCTGATGAATACGGGCCAGCTGTCAGCCGGCATGTGGTTCTCCCTCTCCCGGTACCGTCTGCATATCTCCGCCAGTACGGGGGTCTGTACCCTGCCCAGCGAGTTGTTCCCGAAGCCTACCGCCTTGCAGATGGCATGGCTTGAATTGACGCCCAGGAGCCAGTCCGCCCGGTTACGGCTGTCCGCCGCCAGGAACAGGTTGTCGAACCGGTCACATGGAAGGAGGTTCGCCATGCCTTCCGTGATGGCCTCGTCCGTCAGAGACGAGATCCAGAGGCGGAGGCAGGGTTGTTTGCACCCCAGAAAGCCGTAAAGATGGCGGAACAGCATCTCTCCCTCCCGGGAAGCGTCGGTTGCCGCGATGATGGTGTCGCATGCGTTG from Parabacteroides merdae ATCC 43184 includes the following:
- a CDS encoding DNA topoisomerase, producing MIAIVTDRPNVGREIARVLGAGRKENGYMTGNGYMVTWTYGNMLSLAMPKDSGTARVEREDLPLLPPSVLTVRHVKTDTGWNPDINAVLQLKVIAKVLNACDTIIAATDASREGEMLFRHLYGFLGCKQPCLRLWISSLTDEAITEGMANLLPCDRFDNLFLAADSRNRADWLLGVNSSHAICKAVGFGNNSLGRVQTPVLAEICRRYRERENHMPADSWPVFISLCKNDRILKMRHVDDLVARREALALYEDCKAAKNARITAVRKRTEEIGAPALYNLAELQKDANRYHGLTAIQVQEIAQSLYEKRLISYPRTSSRLLPGDVYDTLPPVMEKMLSRKEFRQYAGMVDLAAPQDSIGAQDTMEHHAIIITGIQPGKLGREEMQVYTLIVGRVLETFMPPCKVEYTTVDAVCAARKFRIRTYRILEKGWLGIFEREHIVAKGCMPCPMLPEFFQEEILPVAGCSLIHKKSLPVSPYTDEELVDYMDKAGLGTVSTRTNILRTLLERKYIRYSGKYVVPTPKGLFLYETVRGMKVADASLTSGWETELARIERGELSQEEFLDGVLETVNEVTGEIFRNHPVEKRPQGTI